In one window of Gadus chalcogrammus isolate NIFS_2021 chromosome 12, NIFS_Gcha_1.0, whole genome shotgun sequence DNA:
- the LOC130392843 gene encoding zinc finger MYM-type protein 5-like gives MEKQLSGSAKRKLKRKKELKLADNLKHVPKIAKFFSPNQCPVRKGDENDKIPLSPVVAVETPTVNVSGASTSRQAPTSVEASTEQWDDSQLSKEQEDEQPPHHNKHDESPTEGAETAGSSSPCTTFTLPSDPALWGPLTETLREEAIHRGPAAFHNRASRYPASVRESGLGCRTRSLTNDLFNCRLQNNEDVPREWLLYSPSTGSVYCHACKLLSPQTQKHAFISGFSDWKHSERIGDHERSFEHRRNMLSLIQRSQVGCRVDAALVRQCEAEHRYWTEVLRRVVTVIKFLAARGLAFRGDNELLGSVHNGNYLGTLEVIAHFDPFLKEHLAKHGNKGKGKPSYISSTVCDEFI, from the coding sequence ATGGAGAAGCAGTTGAGCGGGAGTGCTAAAAGAAAATTGAAACGAAAAAAAGAATTGAAGTTAGCCGACAATTTGAAACACGTACCAAAGATAGCCAAATTTTTCTCTCCAAATCAGTGCCCTGTGAGAAAAGGCGATGAAAACGATAAAATCCCTCTTTCACCTGTGGTGGCTGTGGAAACGCCTACCGTTAACGTTAGTGGTGCTAGCACTAGCCGTCAGGCTCCCACCAGTGTGGAAGCTAGCACCGAGCAATGGGACGACAGCCAACTGAGCAAAGAACAAGAGGATGAACAGCCTCCACATCACAACAAACATGATGAAAGTCCAACTGAAGGAGCTGAGACAGCAGGTAGCTCCAGCCCCTGCACCACCTTCACACTACCGTCAGATCCGGCACTTTGGGGACCCCTGACAGAGACGCTGAGGGAGGAAGCCATCCACAGAGGACCCGCTGCCTTCCACAACCGGGCAAGCAGGTACCCAGCATCAGTGAGGGAGTCTGGGCTTGGGTGTCGAACCCGCTCTCTCACGAATGACTTATTTAATTGCCGTCTCCAGAACAATGAAGACGTCCCGAGGGAATGGCTACTTTATTCGCCATCTACTGGCTCTGTCTATTGTCATGCATGCAAACTCCTGTCACCCCAAACCCAAAAACACGCCTTCATCAGTGGATTTAGCGATTGGAAACACTCTGAGAGGATCGGGGACCATGAAAGAAGTTTTGAACACAGACGGAATATGTTGTCTCTAATACAGAGATCCCAAGTCGGTTGCCGAGTGGATGCTGCACTTGTCCGACAATGTGAGGCAGAACATCGGTACTGGACCGAGGTACTCAGGCGTGTGGTTACTGTCATCAAGTTTTTGGCAGCTAGGGGGTTAGCATTCAGAGGCGACAACGAACTGTTGGGCTCAGTGCATAATGGGAATTATCTTGGGACATTGGAAGTCATTGCACATTTCGACCCATTTTTAAAAGAACACCTTGCAAAACATGGCAACAAGGGGAAAGGTAAGCCATCATATATTTCTTCCACTGTGTGTGATGAATTTAtatga